A genomic segment from Cervus elaphus chromosome 14, mCerEla1.1, whole genome shotgun sequence encodes:
- the GOLT1A gene encoding vesicle transport protein GOT1A isoform X1, with translation MISITEWQKIGVGTAGFGIFFILFGTLLYFDSVLLAFGNLLFLTGLSLIIGLRRTFSFFFQRHKLKGTSFFLGGVAIVLLRWPLLGMILETYGFFSLFRGFFPVAFGFLGSTCNIPFLSALFRRLQGTSSMV, from the exons ATGATCTCCATCACCGAATGGCAGA AGATTGGCGTGGGCACTGCTGGCTTCGGCATCTTCTTCATCCTCTTTGGAACACTCCTGTACTTTGATTCGGTGCTCCTGGCCTTCGGAAAT CTGCTGTTCCTGACTGGCCTCTCCCTCATCATCGGCCTGAGGAGGACGTTCTCCTTCTTCTTCCAGAGGCACAAACTCAAGGGCACCAGCTTCTTCCTGGGGGGCGTGGCCATCGTCCTGCTGCGCTGGCCTCTCCTGGGCATGATCCTGGAAACCTATGGCTTCTTCAGCCTCTTCAG GGGCTTCTTCCCCGTCGCCTTTGGCTTCCTGGGGAGTACCTGCAACATCCCCTTCCTGAGTGCG CTGTTCCGGAGGCTTCAAGGCACCAGTTCAATGGTCTGA
- the GOLT1A gene encoding vesicle transport protein GOT1A isoform X2, which yields MISITEWQKIGVGTAGFGIFFILFGTLLYFDSVLLAFGNRHKLKGTSFFLGGVAIVLLRWPLLGMILETYGFFSLFRGFFPVAFGFLGSTCNIPFLSALFRRLQGTSSMV from the exons ATGATCTCCATCACCGAATGGCAGA AGATTGGCGTGGGCACTGCTGGCTTCGGCATCTTCTTCATCCTCTTTGGAACACTCCTGTACTTTGATTCGGTGCTCCTGGCCTTCGGAAAT AGGCACAAACTCAAGGGCACCAGCTTCTTCCTGGGGGGCGTGGCCATCGTCCTGCTGCGCTGGCCTCTCCTGGGCATGATCCTGGAAACCTATGGCTTCTTCAGCCTCTTCAG GGGCTTCTTCCCCGTCGCCTTTGGCTTCCTGGGGAGTACCTGCAACATCCCCTTCCTGAGTGCG CTGTTCCGGAGGCTTCAAGGCACCAGTTCAATGGTCTGA